The Medicago truncatula cultivar Jemalong A17 chromosome 7, MtrunA17r5.0-ANR, whole genome shotgun sequence genome includes the window tgaaggaaaaatttagagggactaaaacgaaaagttggtatatttatagggaccaaaaacatatttaaccctttttatttttatcatcgtCACCCTTTTAAAAATCACAATTTATCCAACAGTATACGATGGAAGACACTCCTCAGCTTTAACTGTCGGAATCGCCTACTGCTGACTGGTACACCCGTTCAGAATAATATGGCTGAGTTATGGGCTCTTCTTCACTTCATTATGCCAACTTTATTTGATAGCCATGAACAGTTCAATGAGTGGTTTTCAAAAGGGTATATATTCCTAATTATCGTCCTTGGataatttttctaatttaacTACAGTCTGaccaacttttattattaatgtcATTATAGAATTGAGAACCATGCAGAACATGGGGGTACTTTGAATGAGCACCAACTTAATCGATTGGTAAGTGTATTTCCtgtttgatgataataataaagatATGGTAATAATGTTTTATTgcattatattgattttttttaatcagaaaTTGTATGGGAGTATAAAACCTTCATTGAGGAATTCGAGGTGATATAAACTGGTTTACCTAATCCCTTATTGATCCAAATTCACTAACTAACTAAGGTTTACCTATCAGGGGAACTTGTATGATAGGGACTTGAGTATTTTGAGGTGCCCAAGTTCCACATCGAGTAGTATGGGAAACTCGGTGGGGTTTTAGGGGACTTGGTTCTTTCCCCTTGATACGTTTCAGAATGCTTGGGATCAGGAGAAAGAGATATCCGTTGGTTGCAAAAGATTTCTCATTTCACACAGATTATTGAATTCATATAATGATTCCCTTCATCCTGATTTTCCCTATTTATAACCCCTTCTAACTAACCAAACAAATTTAACTCTATTATCCTAACATATCCacaatgtataaataaatatccTTATGGATTTATGTTAAACAAAGATACGGCAATTGAAATTACAATAGAATGTCTTATATGgcgtcttttatttttattattgctaattgtatttaacatcttagaattttattatttcaaatttttgcTATATACTCAGTTGCTCTTCTCTTAACAGCATTCAATTATAAAGCCTTTCATGTTGCGTCGTGTTAAAAAAGATGTAGTTTCTGAGCTGACTAGCAAAACTGAAATTACCGTGCACTGCAAGTTAAGTTCTCGGCAGCAGGCTTTCTATCAAGCAATTAAGAACAAGATATCTCTTGCTGAGTTGTTTGATAGTAATCGGGGACAGCTCAATGAGAAGAAAATCCTGAATTTAATGAACATTGTTATTCAACTAAGGAAGGTAGGCAATTCATATTATTCAGTATTTTCTCTCTGTTTAGTTTTAGTAGTGTAAATTTTGTATTAATTCCAGTTGAAATAAGGATTGTTGTGTTCAAACTTTTaactgtgatttttttttttccaaccaTGATTACTCATAGTAAATGTTGCTCTTTGGATATGTTAGGTTTGCAACCATCCAGAGTTGTTTGAAAGGAGTGAAGGAAGCACGTACCTTTACTTTGGAGAGATTCCAAATTCCCTTCCTCCTCCTCCATTTGGGGAGTTAGAGAATGTATACTATTCTGGTGGGCACAACCCCATCTCATATCAGGTACTTCCGGATTTTTTACTTGTTGTATCAAAAACTTATCGTACCTTGAGCGAGTTTTGGGATTGATAACACAAATAGTAATAACCTGAATTCAATAAGGAAACTCAATAAAATTTGGAAATAGTGTCTAATATTGcttctataattaaataattcagtGATTCTAGAATATACTTTAAAGATCTTTTTTGGATAATTTGAGATGCACCATGGATATCTGGAGGATGATAGAAGCTATGCCAATGCTTTCACATTAAACTTTTATCTGTTTTGGCCAATGTATGTCACAATTTTATAACATGCCTGATTCATAATGGTTTATCTTCTATTCACATCTGATCATAGTCTTAAATGGATTGATTTTCACCTTATAATTCTTTATGTTGACATAGTGCCTCCtttcttgttgtttttgttcCATTTTTTCAGATACCGAAACTTGTCTATCAAGAAATTATGCGGAGTTCTGAAACTCTCAATTCAGCTGTTAGTCATGGTTTCTGCAGAGGATCTTTTCCGaagtattttaatatttttagacCAGAAAATGTTTATCAATCTGTCTTTTCAGAAGATATGCATGTTAAAAGTGGAACCTTTGGGTTTACCCATTTGATGGATTTATCTCCACAAGAGGCGGCATTTCTGGTTAATGGTTCTTTTATGGAGAGACTACTATTTTCTATGATGAGATGGGACCAGAAATTCATTGATGAAGTTGTAGACTTTCTTACAGAGACCACAGATGATGATCTGGAATGTAGTTCCCTTGAAAAAGGAAAAGTGAGAACCGTCACACGAATGTTATTGGTGCCATCAAGATCTGAGACTAAGTTTCTTCAGAACAGATTACCAACTGGACCCAGCCATGCTCCTTTTGAGGCCTTGGTTGTGCCGCATCAGGAGAGGCTTTTCTCAAATGCAAGGCTTCTTCACTCAGCTTACTCATATATCCCACCAAGTAGAGCACCCCCAGTATGTTATGTTTCTTTATTATCTAGTCTTCTgttagttttttcaaaataagttGCCTTCTATTAACAATATGATAATTAACTATCAACCATGTTTCTTTTTTCCTTCCTAGATCGGTGCTCACTGTTCTGATAGGAACTTTTACTATAAAATGATTGAGGAACTACATGATCCATGGGTTAAGAGGTTGTTTGTGGGATTTGCACGTACGTCTGATTTTAATGGTCCTAGCAAGCCAGCTGGTTCTCATCATTTAATTCAAGAGATCGACTCTGAACAACCTGTTTATAAGCCTGCTCTTCAGTTAACACACAGTATTTTTGGGTCTTCTCCACCTATGCGAAATTTCGACCCAGCAAAATTGCTCACTGTAAGTATTCTTGTACCCCCTTATTGTTTCTCGAGGGGTACCTCATCTCGACTTTTGTGTCAAATTGATCttgtaatttaaataattctttGATATAGGACTCTGGGAAGCTTCAAACACTTGATATATTATTGAAACGCTTACGAGCCGGAAATCATCGTGTTTTGTTGTTTGCTCAGATGACCAAGATGCTGAATATTTTGGAGGTATTTTAAACTTTTCACTGTCAACCTTTTATATTGCTTTCAACTTTATGGGCTTTTTATTATGCTGACTGGTGATTTAATTCTTCTTACAGGACTATATGAACTACAGAAAGTATAAGTATTGTAGACTTGATGGATCAACATCTATTCAGGACCGCAGAGATATGGTCAGAGACTTTCAGCATAGGTAATGTATACTTTGTAATTTTTCCATACTGTAGTCTCTGCTGAACATTACTTATTTCATTATTTAGctttatataacttttttcttaatttgttgtAGGTCTGATATTTTCGTGTTCTTACTGAGTACAAGAGCCGGTGGATTGGGTATTAACTTGACAGCTGCTGACACGGTCATATTTTATGAGAGTGATTGGAATCCAACATTGGATCTACAGGCGATGGACAGAGCTCATCGTTTGGGTCAGACAAAAGATGTTAGTTCCATCTCCCTCTCTCCCCCTTCATCCTCATGGGCATACCTGTTGTCGCTTATTTTTTGGGATCTCAGCAATTGATCCCTGAAGTTTTCCTTTCTTCACATTCAGAAATGCTGCTTCCCTTCCTTTACAGAAGCTATTCCTTTTGAGTTTGTAAGCTCcgaatttgttattttaaaactAATACTATATGTTTTTTCGAATTTGTAGGTTACCGTTTACCGACTTATATGTAAAGAGACAGTCGAAGAGAAGATTCTTCTAAGAGCTAGTCAGAAAAGTACAGTACAGAACCTTGTCATGACTGGTGGTTCTGTTGGTGGTGATCTTTTAGCTCCTGAGGATGTCGTATCTTTGCTTCTGGATGATGTTCAGTTGCAGCAGAAATTTAAAGATATAGCTCAGGTTGGTTATGAAATTTGGTCCCTAGAATTCATTATTTTACAATATGTAGTTGAACATCCCTCTCATCAACAGAATAAATAAGGATTAAAGTGAGTTCCAGAAAGCCTAAAATcttgagtattttttttctgattATGTTTCACTTCGCTTATCCTTCCAGGTAAGGGataagcaaaagaaaaaacaacctATGAAGGGTATATTGGTGAATGAAGATGGCGATGCATCTCTGGAAGATGTATCAAACTCTGTAGCCCTGGCTACAACAGATTCTGATCTTGCAGTCGACCCAGAGGGATCAAAGTCCAGTAATAAAAAGGTATCTTTGTACTTCCAAACTTGTAGATTCTGAAAATTCTTTGAATCTTATTTCTGTCATTTTTTTCACTAACTCATTTCAACCGGTTGCGTTCTAAAAATCTGTTCAAGTTTATCTTAGAATTTTTTTCCCCATCATTTCTGGTGCTCTAGTTGTTGAGTGATTATACTATATTTCAAGCTGTTATAAATTGAGCAAGGgtagtttagaaaaaataaaactcataaTTAAGGCTTGGCTTATGGTTCTTTATCTTTATTCCCTTTACCAAAACACCGTGTATCTTGAACTGGAGGGAGTAAAATGATAGGACTTCTTCCAAAAGATTTTAAATGTCCCAGTATTCTTTCTTGATAATATGTACTGTAGgcctaataaaaatattttgatacttGTTGTATGGATGCTGGATAAACTGTATCGTTCAAGGAAGTATacttaagttttgaaaatatttttgcttAAAATTGGGGAAAGGAGACACGTGTGCATTAAATAGATGCATATTTCATCTGTTTTACTGGATCAATTGTATATCTTGCCGTCCGATATGTGGATCTCTGTTTGAGAGGAAAATTGTAGGGCATGGAGTATTTGGGCATCTCTTCTGCTTTTTAAATAATAGAAGAGGGCCCTGTTAGAGAAGACACAGTTAACTTTCAATATGACACTTAAACCATTAGGAATGAAACTCGTGTCTGTCTTTCATAACCAGATCATCGTGTAACAGTTGAGAATCAAAATGTGTAGTATTCTATTGGTTTTATCGTTTAGGTGATAGTATTTGAATGTTTTGACTTTTCAGATGTACTTATTTTGTgaatttgttattttcaacttgCTAACATGGTGTTTAATTGCAGAGAAAATCTGCCTCGGATAAAAAAACTTTGAGGccaaaaaattctcaaaagactAGTGAATTTGATGCCATGCCTATGGACAACGAGTTGGATGATACTGATCCAGTGGTTCAGAAACCCAAGAGACCAAAGAGAATAAAGAAGAATGTGAATGAAATGTTTGAAGAGGCTCGTACAGGGACAGCTACCATGGTCCCAGGGCAGACACAATATCAACCTCCACATGATGGAGGTTCCAAAATAGAATCAGGCCAAGGCACctaatatttaacaaaaaactGGGAGTCACTTTTATATCAGCTCTGTGGATCAACAGTTTTGTGGAGACTGCTAAATTCATTCTCAACATGATCAACAGTTCCCTGTTTCTTGGTTCTTGTCTGACTGTAAATAATGGCAGCTAAGTTGAGTCAAGACAAGCAATTGAATGCTGTATATACTAGGTTGTATAATGTAGTACTAAATTTATGCTGGTTGTAGATCTCCACCTCTTCCAGCGTAGTTGTACAGATTGGATTATCATCAATCACTatagttggtttttttttatgccACGGGcaatatttaaaacttaaatgataattaatatACATATGGTAGCAAAGCTACCCTCACTGAGTCCATTCCTTGACAATTTAGCAGCACCACACAATCAAAATATGATGGTGTGAGTTTGTGACATGTTAACAAgttgtttaatttatattatgcaGGGATTAATATTGGGTATTTGAGATGTTGATTGTTTGTTTTCCGAGTGCTTTGGTAAAAGATGCAAATTTGCTATATTTTTCTAGTAGTATGAACTCGTGAACTACCAGATTGGTTTGCTTACCTGTGCGTCCATTTGGCATTTGGTTCAGGGATTTAGACTTAGGGTGCTACTTTTCAccctattttcttttaaaaattcacATGTTTCATCTAGAAGTACACTTTCAaatagtacatttttttttatgcatatatTTGAGGTCATGTTGGGGGTATAAAAGTTTCTCATAAACTTGTTTACTATGTAAATCACAATCTTGGTACTCAAGTTTAGTGAACCACTCTTGCCTAAGACCAGTACTCCCTTTGTTTTTAATTAGAAAACCCTTTTTTATATTGTCGCTAAATACAAGTCTATTTGCCAATTTTTAGAtacatttctttttaaaatgtaTCAAGTCGACATTGTGtgcattatttatatataaatgataatttagtaATAGTCATTGAACAAATTGTGTACATTGAccagagagtgttgaaaagttagtataattaacattttttttcaacgctttttttaaaatttgctatttttttttttggatgaaatgAATGATCcgtatattttaaaaatggacTCCATAAAAAGTGATGAGACACatgaatttcatccaataaattAACGAGGGCTAGATAGAGTTTTACTAGTACTTCTCATGCTAGTTTTTCAATACGTAGATAATAAGTAAAATTAGGTACTAAAACATCCCAAATCAATATATGATGTTGGAAGACTTGTAACATGACTCTTTTGGGATTTTTAATTTGCTCTTTCACCATCAACTTAAATAGTCTCACAACATGTCAAAATGATCCAACTTTGGAGCATATCCTAAGGCACTCGTTAAAGAacccaaaccctaatttcagACCTTAAAAACTGTAAATTTATGACCAATTGCCATCATTGAGCTTGAACTTTTCCCATTAACAAATgcttttaaaataaacaattaatttttaaataagttaaatatttcaatttctaatatattaaatacatatattttcgTAAATACTTACTATTTGTGGTTCTTAAAGAATATTTCGGACTCatttgttagtatttttcttGATGTATTTCAAGACAAGACAAGTTCAAAGTAGGACCGTTGGAGGGGGCTTATGAAGCAGAACAATCTTTAATATGCGTCCGGCAACCACTAGAAGGAGACAAATGAATAGGGCAGCACATCACATGAAACTACTTGCAAAGTCATGCAACATTAATGACCGTTGGGGAAGTTGGCCATACCCAATACCTTTAATGCTACCAGATTGATTGCTGACAATGACACCTATGTCAAAATGATTCAACCCTCAAGACTACTCTTCCATAACATTAAATGGTTTTGTTAACGAATGTTtcagggcactctttaagcattataaattagaaaattattaattaaaaaagttaaatagttCAACTTTTAATGtattgaaataataaattttcataaaaagttaCTACTTGAGACTCTTAAAGAGCTCCCTGAAGGCACTCgttaatattttcaacattaaccTTGGTAAAATTGTGTTATTTTCACAGCATAATTAGCCCCACATGACTGGTACTCCATTCggtcttatttattaaaaaaaaaatgaatgaacaaAAGGCGatgtatttggtttaaaattacatcaacttttgttaacTCAACTTTCTTTTGTATATAGACTTAAGGAAATACTAACAATTGAATGTTACTATTAGCCATGatatcaataatgataataaatatatattttaacataattatttttgaaagaatattttaacataaattatatgttaatggaaatttttttaagtaataaattataagttaatagacatatcatgtatatttagacatctaaaaatcatataaatatgactgtaatttgaatttttaatgtatatatgtatatttaaaTAGAAGATTTTTTTGGTATCCTAGAGTTCAATTGAGTACCCGTACCTTGTAGGCAAAACTAATTCAAAGattaagtattttattttaaaataattaaatataaaaaaatgacatgtcATTAAATGATTGAGTAATGATTCACACCCAATTAAACTTTGAATGCCAAAGTATTTacccaattattttttattttatctttttggcTATATAACAGTTAAAATGatggttaattatgtttaattatttgtaATAATGAATTGGTCAAGCTAAAATAAATCAACCCCTCTTCAATGAAGGACCATAACTTGGTAGTTTCTAGCACGAAAGTTTGGTTTTTTATAGGTACATCGTGTCTTGTCTTGTTGTAGTTGGGTAGATGAACTAACAATAGACGGAGAAAACAAAGTAtgttaaatgtatttttctttctccattCCCCTTATCTACTCTTTTGGCTTGGCATGTGCATTTAGAAACTACTTCATCCATTTTAAATATCATGCTTTAATGTTTTTCTGCACATATATAATAAGAAAACTATAAATGCTAAATGGttataacaattatatacaatgAAAATGCTAATTTGTGTCCTAAGGGCATATGTTAAGGTTTTAAAGATGGAAATTATGTATCGTAAATTgtgtcaatttatttattataggattgaaatttaatgtttctcaataaatatttgtttttttgtagaAACCTTAACATATGTCCTAaaacacaagttagcatgaccatATATAAGAGCAAtgctatgtatttttttttttatgaaagattaataaatgagactgaaatctaaaggtgattattgtgccatgtcatttttagatatttcttataaaatcattcttgatatctagcattttccatTATATAAAGTTTAATTGAGTGTTAATTATTGTCATAAATCATAAAtgcataaatattttcttttcacaaGGAGAAATGGGCACATATAATTTTCATGATTCATGCATTGAatgtttcaataaataatgttcaGCATTGGTCAAGCAATATCTACCAACAAGATTTGTTACCACATTCCAATGCTGCTGCATATTTTCTTAACCCAAAATCTTATTCTTATCCTAACAAGTAACAAGAATAAATTTTGGTAGTTGAGTTAACAAAAATTGAAGGTAACACACAATGTTAGTATATTAATAGGATTCTCACTTTAGTTTATACATACACAAAAACCTAACAACTTACATTCACATTTTCAAGATTTCATCTCTTGTTTGGTTCTTCCTAGTACTTCgattcattttcttttagtttttgatcATGGTGGGAAATATTTTGGGAAATGGATCATCTCAGAATCATAATAATGGATTAGAGGAGAAACTTGATGAGTTTAGGAGACTAATTAGTAAAACTAATGGTGATCCATTAAGAATTGTGTGTATTGGAGCAGGTGCTTGGGGAAGTGTTTTTGCAGCACTTTTACAAGACAGTTATGGTCAATTTAGAGACAAAGTACAAATCAGAATATGGAGAAGAGCAGGAAGAGCAATAGATAGATCAACAGCTGAACATCTCTTCGATGTGATCAATTCAAGAGAAGATGTTTTAAGAAGGTTGATAAGACGTTGTGCTTATCTAAAATATGTTGAAGCAAGACTTGGTGATAGGACACTTTATGCTGATGAGATTCTTAAAGATGGTTTTtgtttgaatatgattgataCTCCTGTTTGTCCTTTGAAAGTTGTTACTAATTTGCAAGAAGCTGTTTGGGATGCTGATATTGTTGTTAATGGTTTGCCTTCAACCGAAACTCGTGAGATTTTCGAAGAGATTAGTAAGTATTGGAAGGAGAGAATTAGTGTTCCTGTTATAATCTCTTTGTCTAAGGGTATTGAAGCTGCATTGGAGCCAGTTCCTCATATTGTAACTCCCACAAAAATGATTCATCAAGCAAGTAAGAATTTCTTTTCCATTTCTTTTTACAGGTATTCTTTTCAAGGATTGAACAAGTAGATTTGAATGTTTGAAAATGGTGGTTAGTTACATCCAAATTAGTGGTTAATGAATTAACGTCGGCGGTTAATGATTTTGACACCTattatattcattaatcatcGATTGAACACGTTTAACCATCTATTTGAGTTGTGTTAACCACTTAAAAGTTGTTCCGAAAGTTGTCTAAATTTGAATGCTATACCACTTACCAAAAATCTTGGAGTTCTTGAATCAACGTAACGAATTCAATTTACAAAAACCTATTGTGTTCATTTTCATACTGAAGCACATTACAAATcagttgttgaattgtgatagtTCTCTGgcaaaaacataatatttattatgtAGTATGTGTTTGATTCcaagaaatgaaattttttgtgcTTAGTAGTCCTTATATTTCAATGCAAAAATTTAGTCCTTTCATCCCTCATTCTTCACTCTTTGCAATGCAAAATCGACAGCTGGCGTGCCTATGGAGAACATACTTTATCTTGGTGGTCCAAATATTGCTTCAGAAATCTACAACAAGGAATATGCCAATGCTAGAATTTGTGGGGCTGAGAAATGGAGGAAACCTTTAGCAAAGTTTCTTAGACAACCACATTTCATTGTATGGGACAATAGTGACCTTGTCACACATGAGGTCATGGGTGGATTGAAAAATGTCTACGCAATTGGAGCTGGTAagcttcattttttattttgctatcGCTTTATGTCTGATACAGTCAAACTTGAACAAATCTATGTCTTTCATGTTTTGGTATGTGTAACGTTTTCGATTCCACATGTTTATTCACTCCCCTTAGAAAATTTTAGAGCAGTAAACCATTTCTAAAGTAAAAGAAACGTAAATAGAGAACACAATATTTGATCACAAAGTTCAGCCGATTATGCTTGTCTCCGGCTACAGTGTGGCTGCAGTACCTTTCTATTATTCAAACTTAGGATTTACATAACTTATGTTTATATACTCGCGCTGCTTGAGCGATTTTTCCACTTATCGTTAAACTGTCTCCGTTGAGGTTAGAACTCTGTCCCTTGAGACTAGTAGGCTAAACTCTTAGCACTAAGATGACACCTCACAGAAAGATATTTagatatgattgatgatgcatAAATTGTAATGCCATTTCCATGTTTTAACATTTACTTTCTGATTTACAATGTATATAACCTGCTTTTCTTTGTAATGATATAATCAGGAATGGTAGCATCCCTTACCAATGAGAGTGCTACTAGCAAATCTGTATACTTTGCACATTGTACTTCAGAGATGATATTCATCACTCACCTGCTAACTGAAGAGCCTGAGAAACTTGCTGGACCATTACTAGCTGATACTTATGTGACATTGTTAAAAGGTCGTAACGCGTGGTACGGTCAAATGTTAGCTAAAGGTGAACTAAGCCCTGACATGGGTGACAGCATTAGTGGCAAAGGAATGATTCAGGtataaaaactaataatattaacattgaccgtttcaaaaaacaaaaaaaatttaacaaacttATATGTAATTTTCTTGAGGGTTTCAGTTGCAtcttcaaaatgaaaaatttgtatAATTGTAATCTATATTCATTGATCtctaaacaaaaatgatatcaCCTGTCAATTATCTTTACTAGGGAGTTTCTGCAGTAGAAGCATTCTTTGAGCTTTTGAGCCAATCAAGCTTAAATGTATTGCATCCTGAAGAAAAAAAGCATGTTGCTCCTGTTGAACTTTGCCCTATCTTGAAGACACTCTACAAAATATTGATATCAAGGTAATCATTCTCCTAACAATAATTACCAAAATTGAgcaataaaagaataattaacAAAAACCTTAAACTTGTTATCTTTTGAGCACTTCAAACTccaaataataatacatttggTAATCTCTATGCATTTTGCAAATATACTAAATAAGTTTCCTATGCTTCTGGTTTATGTTTGATTTCTTAGAGAACAATCAACACATGCAATTCTAAAAGCTTTGAGGGATGAAAATCTGAATGATCCACGAGAACGCATTGCAATTGCACAAAGTCATGCTTTCTACAGGCCTTCACTTCTTGGACAACAGTGATTGTTTTCACTTGGCAAGAACAAGTGTGGATGGAACCATATATAGGAAACAATAGTCAAAGGgacatataataatatatgtattattttttgagttttttgttttacaTTATTGTTTGTATATATATGTCAAAATACAAGACTCTTAAGCATTTAGATTGATGATTTTCCAAAAACACTACATTGTGGCCAAAATTGGAGTAACACTTCTTTTGAATTTATGttcaattttcattaaaaataatgtggAACCCTTTTACTTTCTGAGAACATATTtagtattcattttttaaaaagtgtgtGAACATAGTGTAATAAATACTTGGAAGAGTAATTGTTTGGAGTTCCATCTTCGTATTCTTCGATTCtcaacatttaaaatgtgtgaatttagttgatatattttcaatatatttttttaaggaatactTCCTATaatcttaaatataaacaaaaagtcaaatacgtttgatttaaatttggaccaaatatatttgattttttcttatattaaacTCCGAAGGGAGTACaacttaacaaacaaaaatatttggagATTACACCCACTTCGCTAActtacacacatttttatcattccaaattttgtttatagattattttttactttaaaatctttgaattagattattttttaccTTAAAATCAATACAAACTACTCCACTAATGCCTCAAATACTAAAGCTATGTTTGGTAGAAATAACGGATAACAGACAAGTTAGCTGATAGTTTATAAGTGATAACTTATGATTGATGACTAGTAGCTGATAAACTAGTTGAAGTGATTCGTAAAATCAGTGGTTCAACTAAccgataatattttaaaaaaaaattattgtacgtattaattaatatttaagtattttttgtcaattctttttttaagatttaCTACAAGTATTTAGACTTTGGCAacttaaatttattaatataatctaTATAGTTAGATGAACTTATAATACATAAGCTAGAAATTAAAAAAGCGTTATACCAAACAGACCCATAGAAAGGACGCGCGTATTTTTTGATCTCATGTTCGCTCCAACATTTCTCACTCACT containing:
- the LOC11422720 gene encoding chromatin-remodeling ATPase INO80 isoform X1, which produces MDHSTLFNLQSLVNFELPEQDDDFEYYGNSSQDESRITRGVAIGSHSNGNVSGRDVNLLKKRSWSRNSDNEEKSGFYETPVMEERYRSMLGDHIKKYKRRFKGNSSSPGPNQVPVPFLKSNNGLKAHKPGNERNRGLHDDETLSEWINGSNAQKSGNFLDTDFIPQHRTNRVRYEPAYVDVGNGIAYKIPPIYDKLAPLVNLPSLSDIHVEDFFLKGTLDLGSLAEMMASDKKFGNRNRVGMGETLSQYESLQARLKDTSASNSTHKFSLKLSEADLNSSIPEGAAGRIKRSILSEGGILQVYYVKVLEKGDTYEIIERSLPKKQKVTKDAALIEKEEMEKLGKIWVNIVRRDLPRHHRNFTTFHRKQVIDAKRAADICQREVKMKVSRSLKWTRTASMRTRKLARDMLLFWKRIDKEMLEIRKREEKEAAEALRREQELREAKRQQQRLNFLIQQTELYSHFMQNKSIASEALSMADENTNDENALINSSAADPNEEEDPEEAELKKEALKAAQEAVSKQKMLTSAFDTECLKLRQAGESDSLQPEVSGASNIDLKTPSTMPVASTVRTPELFNGCLKDYQLKGLQWLVNCYEQGLNGILADEMGLGKTIQAMVFLAHLAEEKNIWGPFLIVAPASVLNNWNEELERFCPELKVLPYWGGLSERTVLRKSMNPKDLYRREAKFHILITSYQLLVSDEKYFRRVKWQYMVLDEAQAIKSSNSIRWKTLLSFNCRNRLLLTGTPVQNNMAELWALLHFIMPTLFDSHEQFNEWFSKGIENHAEHGGTLNEHQLNRLHSIIKPFMLRRVKKDVVSELTSKTEITVHCKLSSRQQAFYQAIKNKISLAELFDSNRGQLNEKKILNLMNIVIQLRKVCNHPELFERSEGSTYLYFGEIPNSLPPPPFGELENVYYSGGHNPISYQIPKLVYQEIMRSSETLNSAVSHGFCRGSFPKYFNIFRPENVYQSVFSEDMHVKSGTFGFTHLMDLSPQEAAFLVNGSFMERLLFSMMRWDQKFIDEVVDFLTETTDDDLECSSLEKGKVRTVTRMLLVPSRSETKFLQNRLPTGPSHAPFEALVVPHQERLFSNARLLHSAYSYIPPSRAPPIGAHCSDRNFYYKMIEELHDPWVKRLFVGFARTSDFNGPSKPAGSHHLIQEIDSEQPVYKPALQLTHSIFGSSPPMRNFDPAKLLTDSGKLQTLDILLKRLRAGNHRVLLFAQMTKMLNILEDYMNYRKYKYCRLDGSTSIQDRRDMVRDFQHRSDIFVFLLSTRAGGLGINLTAADTVIFYESDWNPTLDLQAMDRAHRLGQTKDVTVYRLICKETVEEKILLRASQKSTVQNLVMTGGSVGGDLLAPEDVVSLLLDDVQLQQKFKDIAQVRDKQKKKQPMKGILVNEDGDASLEDVSNSVALATTDSDLAVDPEGSKSSNKKRKSASDKKTLRPKNSQKTSEFDAMPMDNELDDTDPVVQKPKRPKRIKKNVNEMFEEARTGTATMVPGQTQYQPPHDGGSKIESGQGT